The Rhizobium rhizogenes sequence CCGATTGCGACCCCCACGAGATTCTGCGTGCTGTTGCAGACGCGAAAATCCGCACGCGCGGGCTCCGCGATCATGAACGGGGCCAAAAACAATGCCGCTGCGGAAAAAAGACGGGCAAGATGCCGAAAATGGCGAGGAAGAGCGAGAGATGACTGAGTCACGGCTTCCATCCGGATTCCATGGTTATAATGAACACACTTCTTGGCGTGGCCGCCCAAGAAAGTCAACGCGATTTTAATCGATTATATTGTTCGTGGGATCATGAGTACGGTAAGGTAGATGGCTGTTCTTTCGCCGAAACTTGCGCCCGGCCTCAAGCCATGCCATCAAGCTTTTCTCCTCAATCCTGCCCCAGAAAATCATCGATGAACGACTTCATACCCTATGAAATCATAGAAGGCGAATATGACAAAGGCATGGTTCTTCTGGCCGACCATGCGATGAACCTTCTGCCGGCACACTACGGCAAACTTGGCCTTCCGCAAACCGCTTTTCATCGCCATATCGCATTTGATATCGGCATAGAAGGGTTGACGCGGTCGCTTGCCGCCCGTCTCGGCGTGCCGGCGGTGCTTGGACGGTTTTCGCGGCTGTTGATCGATCCGAATCGCGGCGAGGACGATCCGACCCTCATCATGAAGATTTCGGACGGGGCGATCATCCCCGGCAATCACCCGATTTCGGACGAGGAATGGCAAAGGCGCATCGAGATTTTTCACCGGCCCTACCACGATGCCGTGGACCGCGTGCTGACCGGTGTTGCTGCAGCTTCGGAAGAAGCGCCGCTGGTTCTGTCGCTGCATTCCTACACGCCGTTCTGGAAGGAAACGCCGCGGCCCTGGCATGCGGCGGTTCTCTGGGACACGGATAATCGTGCTGTCGACCCGCTTCTGGCGCATCTGCGCGCCACGGGCGACATTCTCGTTGGCGACAACGAACCCTATGACGGGGCGCTCAAGGGCGACACCATGTACCGTCACTGCATGATGAAGGGCATACCGCATGCGCTTCTTGAGGTTCGGCAGGATCTGATCGCGAATGAAGAAGGGATTGCTGAATGGTCGGACCGGCTCGCTCCCATTTTCGCCGCAATGAACGACGATCCCGTCTTGCATGAATATCAGCTGTTCGCCTCCCGCACCGGCCCCTATTGAGCCTGGAGTTTTGCCATGACGAATGAGAACGATAATCGGCAGGTCGAATTCGAGGCGGCGGCATTTCGCCGTCTCGTGAAGCACCTTCGTGAACGCCACGACGTGCAGAACATCGACCTGATGAATCTCGCCGGCTTTTGCCGCAACTGCCTTTCCAACTGGTACCGGGAAGCGGCCGAGGAGGCTGGCGTTCCGCTCAGCAAGGATGAATCCCGGGAAATCGTCTATGGCATGCCCTATGACGACTGGAAGGAAAAGTATCAGGCGGAAGCGAGCGACGCCCAGAAAGCCGCCTTTGAGCAGAACCGGCCAAGTGAATAACCCCTGATCGACGGAAACGACTTGACGTGAGGCCCGGCAATGGGCAGTTCACAGGCCTGAATTTGTGCCGCTCGGCCGGCGGCGACCGGCGGGAGCTTCCAGCCGGATGGAATGAACAAGGCTCAGATGAGCCGCCAATGAAGGATGATATGATGGACGAAACCAGCACCACAGAAACCGTTGCCGCCGCCGAACTGCGTCAGTTCATCGAGCGCGTCGAGCGTCTCGAGGAAGAAAAGGCCGCCATTCAGGGCGATATCAAGGATGTCATGGGTGAGGCGAAGGGCCGTGGTTACGATACCAAGGCGATCCGCACCATCATCCGTTTGCGCAAGAAGGATGCCAATGAGCGCATCGAGGAAGAAACCATCCTTCAGACCTATATGGCCGCACTTGGCATGGAATGATCGGCTGACGATCCCCTAATGACAAATCGCCGCTTTTGCGGCGATTTTTGTTTGATCCCTGCAAAAATCAGCTGCGCCTGCCTGCCAGCTTCTCGGAAAGGTCGATGGCCTGTTTGCGGGCGTCCTTGTCGGCCGGGTAGAGCGCCAGATAACGCTCCCATGCCTTCAGCGCCAGCTCGTCGCGACCGGAAGCCTCGAGGATATTGGCAAGGCTGGCGAGCGCCGGGAAATAGCGTGGCTCCTTCTCCAGCGTCAGATTGATGTCCGCCATTGCCTTGCGGGTGTCGCCATCGGAAAAATGCACCATGGCGCGGCGATAGGGTGCCTGCACATAGTCCGGATCGAGCAGAATGACCTGATCGAGAAAATCATAAGCCGCGGCATTGCGTTTCTCGTCTGCTGCTTCGCCGGCCCATTGCATCAGGAGATTGATCGTTGCGCTGCCGGAATCGTTCCATTCGGAGGCGATCTGGTTGGCGATGCTGCGCGCCTTGACCGCGTTCCGTTCTTTCTTCAGCGATGTGAAGAGGGTGTCGACGGTTTTTGCCGGGGAAGACGTCGATTCGGTCGCAGCAGGAGGCTGCCCGTCCGCAGCATGACCAATAGCGGTCATTCCCGGAAGCGGGAGGCCTGAAAACAGGAAAGCCTGAGCGACGATGATAGCCGTGCAAAAACGATTTGGGCGCATGGGTTAAAGATTAACCCTCCTGCGCCCAATATCAAATGCAAAGTTTTGCTCTGTCAACAAAGTGATCCGCGACCTGGATCGCGAACCGCAGTCGCAGTCAATCAGCCCTGACGAGCCTTGAAGCGCGGGTTCTGCTTGTTGATGATGTAGACGCGGCCCTTGCGGCGAACCAGGCGGTTATCGCGATGACGGGCCTTAAGCGCTTTAAGCGAATTCTTGATCTTCATTTTACTGGTCCGCAGTTTTGCACGGTTTCTGCCGTGCTTATTCAAACAATCAAAAGCGCGCAACGGGGCGCGCTCTTTTCGGTTGGCAGGCAGATACCCGTTTGAGCCCTGCCTGTCAACACTTGCCGGTGTCTTTGCCTTAAAAGACTGAGGCTTTTCCTGTGTGAAGAAGCTCTGTCACATGGCCCATCTTGCGGCCCGGCCGCGCTTCGGTCTTGCCGTAGAGATGCACGAGACAGTCTTTTTTCGAAAGCCACGCCGGCACATCGTTGATGTCATCGCCGATGAGGTTGGTCATGACGCAATCGGAGTGGCGCTCCGTGCCGCCGGGAGCAAGGCCGGATACGGCGCGAATATGCTGCTCGAATTGCGAGATAACGCAGGCGGCCTCTGTCCAGTGGCCGGTATTGTGGACACGCGGCGCCATTTCATTGGCCACCAGCGAGCCGTCAGGCAGGACGAAGAATTCGATGCCGATGACACCGACATAATCGAGCGCTGCCAGAAGCTTTTCCGCTGACTGAACGGCAACCGCCTTTGCCGCGTCGGAAAGAGCGGCCGGAACGGTCGATGTGTGCAGAATGCCGTTCCGATGGACATTTTCGGCCGGATCGTAGCAGGTGACGGCGCCGTCCCGGAAGCGGGCGGCGATGATCGAAATTTCCCGCTCGAAGGCGACGAAGCTTTCGAGAATGAGCGGCACGCCACCCAGGGCGCCGAAGGCGCCGGCGAGGTCTTCGCCGCCCCGGAACAGGCGCTGGCCCTTGCCGTCATAGCCCATGCGGCGTGTTTTCAGCACACCCTTGCCGCCAAAGGCGGCCAGGGCCGATTCCAGCTCTTCCTGGCTGTCCACGGCGCGAAAATCGGCGGTGGGAATGCCACAGCCATTAAGGAAGCGCTTTTCGGTCAGCCGGTCCTGCGAGGCACTGAGCGCCTGTGGCGGCGGATAGACGGGAACGGAAGCGGCGAGCGCCTCGGCTGCTGCGACAGGTACGTTCTCGAACTCATAGGTGACGACGTCACAAAGGCGGGCAAGCTCCGCAAGGGCGCGTTCATCGTCATAACCCGCGACGATCTGGCTGTTGCAGACCTGCGCGGCAGGACAATCGGCCTGCGGTTCCAGCACGATGGTGCGGTGGTTGAGGCGGGCTGCGGCCATCGCCAGCATACGGCCAAGCTGCCCACCGCCGATGATGCCGATGGTCAGGTCATTCATCTTCGCCATCACTGGGCGCTGTCCATCGGATATTCGGCGACGGCTGCCGACTGGCGCGCGCGCCATGCATCCAGCCGGTCTGCCAGATCGTCATCGCCAAGCGCCAGAACCGCGGCCGCCAGCAGGGCGGCATTGATCGCGCCGGCCTTGCCGATGGCGAGCGTGCCGACGGGAATGCCGGCGGGCATCTGCACGATGGAATAAAGGCTGTCCTGGCCGGACATCGTCTTGGACTGTACCGGAACACCGAAGACCGGCAGCGGCGTCATGGCGGCAGTCATGCCCGGCAGATGGGCGGCGCCGCCGGCACCGGCGATGATGACCTTGAAACCTTCGTCCTTCGCGCCATTGGCGAAATCATAAAGCCTGTCGGGCGTGCGGTGGGCGGAGATGATACGGGCTTCGTATTCCACATCAAGCGCATCCAGCGTATCGGCGGCGTTCTTCATGGTTTCCCAATCGGACTGGCTGCCCATGATGATGGCGACGGGGGGTGTTTCTGCTGTCACTTGGCTTCTCCGGCTCAGGCGATGATATCGGGAATGACCTGGTCTTCGAGCTGGGTCATCTTGTCTTTGACGGCCAGCTTCTTCTTTTTCATGCGCTGTATTCTCAAGGCATCGCAGCTGGTCTGGATCATCGCATTGATCGCAGCGTCGTAGTCCTCATGCTCCTGACGCAGCCGCGCCAGCGTGAGCCTGATGTCCGCCTGGTCCTGATCGGGCATCTTGTCATCCCCATTTTATGCCAGCCGGATGGCCTCCGGCGCGTATGTCATCTTTCACGAGCCTCTATCATCAAATCGCGGTAACGGGAAGTTATCCCTTGCGACCAAATTGCCCACTTATCGCCTTCATTTCGCCTTCGACAATATCACCAATCCAT is a genomic window containing:
- the ykgO gene encoding type B 50S ribosomal protein L36; the protein is MKIKNSLKALKARHRDNRLVRRKGRVYIINKQNPRFKARQG
- a CDS encoding tetratricopeptide repeat protein; the protein is MRPNRFCTAIIVAQAFLFSGLPLPGMTAIGHAADGQPPAATESTSSPAKTVDTLFTSLKKERNAVKARSIANQIASEWNDSGSATINLLMQWAGEAADEKRNAAAYDFLDQVILLDPDYVQAPYRRAMVHFSDGDTRKAMADINLTLEKEPRYFPALASLANILEASGRDELALKAWERYLALYPADKDARKQAIDLSEKLAGRRS
- a CDS encoding DUF2312 domain-containing protein translates to MMDETSTTETVAAAELRQFIERVERLEEEKAAIQGDIKDVMGEAKGRGYDTKAIRTIIRLRKKDANERIEEETILQTYMAALGME
- a CDS encoding YdcH family protein; its protein translation is MPDQDQADIRLTLARLRQEHEDYDAAINAMIQTSCDALRIQRMKKKKLAVKDKMTQLEDQVIPDIIA
- a CDS encoding N-formylglutamate amidohydrolase, which codes for MNDFIPYEIIEGEYDKGMVLLADHAMNLLPAHYGKLGLPQTAFHRHIAFDIGIEGLTRSLAARLGVPAVLGRFSRLLIDPNRGEDDPTLIMKISDGAIIPGNHPISDEEWQRRIEIFHRPYHDAVDRVLTGVAAASEEAPLVLSLHSYTPFWKETPRPWHAAVLWDTDNRAVDPLLAHLRATGDILVGDNEPYDGALKGDTMYRHCMMKGIPHALLEVRQDLIANEEGIAEWSDRLAPIFAAMNDDPVLHEYQLFASRTGPY
- a CDS encoding DUF1244 domain-containing protein; this encodes MTNENDNRQVEFEAAAFRRLVKHLRERHDVQNIDLMNLAGFCRNCLSNWYREAAEEAGVPLSKDESREIVYGMPYDDWKEKYQAEASDAQKAAFEQNRPSE
- a CDS encoding 5-(carboxyamino)imidazole ribonucleotide synthase translates to MAKMNDLTIGIIGGGQLGRMLAMAAARLNHRTIVLEPQADCPAAQVCNSQIVAGYDDERALAELARLCDVVTYEFENVPVAAAEALAASVPVYPPPQALSASQDRLTEKRFLNGCGIPTADFRAVDSQEELESALAAFGGKGVLKTRRMGYDGKGQRLFRGGEDLAGAFGALGGVPLILESFVAFEREISIIAARFRDGAVTCYDPAENVHRNGILHTSTVPAALSDAAKAVAVQSAEKLLAALDYVGVIGIEFFVLPDGSLVANEMAPRVHNTGHWTEAACVISQFEQHIRAVSGLAPGGTERHSDCVMTNLIGDDINDVPAWLSKKDCLVHLYGKTEARPGRKMGHVTELLHTGKASVF
- the purE gene encoding 5-(carboxyamino)imidazole ribonucleotide mutase — encoded protein: MGSQSDWETMKNAADTLDALDVEYEARIISAHRTPDRLYDFANGAKDEGFKVIIAGAGGAAHLPGMTAAMTPLPVFGVPVQSKTMSGQDSLYSIVQMPAGIPVGTLAIGKAGAINAALLAAAVLALGDDDLADRLDAWRARQSAAVAEYPMDSAQ